The following proteins are co-located in the Pseudomonadota bacterium genome:
- a CDS encoding acyltransferase — MREPSGVDDTQLRPLMGIRYVAAVSVVLVHLEWLPFVATVPLFFVLSGFILTYKYVNADSGLTVDVRRFWLARLSRLYPCHLLALFLLLALRLAWDIPLRGTWGSFVASALMLSGWLPRYAVSWNIAAWTNTCEIFFYLTFPLLVPLVLKVRTRRGMLAATTVAWLIGLAMTRGFDHARGLEPAFVDWDRWFVKFNPIIHLPEFVIGIVLGRWYSAWGCRSNRRLGDVLSGTCLVIATMLSMHQGPWFIYVHNTLLAPLFAVLIWGLLMGGAVADILGSRLLVRLGCASYAVYILQEPLLLLAHLVSGWDGFVDQPAFAVLFIFSLTVVGLAVHRFVEEPVMRFLRGHEGGVVPLRALSMQIAWRESLAALALMALAIGWVSLLPQHLPVISSSRLEGTLSSIGAARVGWVNGGDERYLERYDDRLRGVRFEGCSTTCDADFVLAPRGWRDAGHPRFVEAEENDRVVLWGRSGVWLPPRYRITPRTVLGLHPHPSVRVTGFNGMETAPDGHDFRWTSGEAVLEVPPPDGSEAHHLEVRLSGGVERPLEVSVGGSIVWSGITPASGRTLLMRYFTEASGRSQRITLRTKPWIPRDIDPHSTDGRVLGVPFWGVRILP, encoded by the coding sequence GTGCGTGAACCTTCTGGCGTGGACGACACGCAGCTTCGCCCACTCATGGGCATTCGCTACGTTGCCGCGGTGAGCGTCGTGCTCGTTCATCTCGAGTGGCTGCCGTTCGTTGCCACGGTGCCGCTGTTCTTTGTCTTGAGCGGCTTCATCCTCACCTACAAGTACGTCAACGCCGATTCGGGCCTGACGGTCGATGTGCGCAGGTTCTGGCTGGCGCGACTATCGCGCCTCTACCCGTGCCATCTGCTGGCACTGTTTCTGCTGCTCGCGTTGCGCCTGGCGTGGGACATCCCCCTGCGCGGCACGTGGGGATCGTTCGTCGCCTCGGCACTCATGCTCAGCGGGTGGCTGCCTCGTTATGCGGTGAGCTGGAACATCGCGGCGTGGACCAACACATGCGAGATCTTCTTCTATCTCACGTTTCCGCTTCTCGTTCCGCTTGTGCTCAAGGTTCGAACGCGTCGCGGCATGTTGGCTGCCACGACGGTTGCGTGGCTGATCGGGCTGGCCATGACGCGCGGGTTCGATCACGCTCGCGGGCTGGAACCGGCCTTCGTCGACTGGGATCGGTGGTTCGTGAAGTTCAACCCCATCATCCATCTTCCCGAGTTCGTCATCGGCATTGTGCTGGGCCGATGGTACAGCGCGTGGGGATGCCGATCGAATCGACGGCTCGGCGACGTGCTGTCGGGAACCTGCCTGGTGATCGCGACGATGCTCTCCATGCACCAGGGGCCCTGGTTCATCTATGTGCACAACACCCTTCTCGCACCGCTCTTCGCCGTGCTCATCTGGGGACTGCTCATGGGCGGTGCGGTGGCCGACATCCTGGGCAGTCGCCTGCTCGTGCGCCTCGGATGCGCCAGCTACGCCGTCTACATCTTGCAGGAACCGTTGTTGCTGTTGGCCCATCTCGTGTCTGGCTGGGACGGGTTCGTCGACCAGCCCGCGTTCGCGGTCTTGTTCATCTTCTCGCTCACGGTCGTCGGGCTTGCCGTGCATCGCTTCGTGGAGGAGCCTGTCATGCGCTTCCTTCGCGGTCACGAGGGGGGCGTTGTTCCCCTCCGCGCCCTGTCGATGCAGATTGCGTGGCGAGAGAGCCTGGCCGCGCTGGCGCTCATGGCGCTCGCCATCGGCTGGGTGTCGCTGCTGCCCCAGCACCTTCCCGTGATCTCGTCATCTCGTCTCGAGGGTACGCTCTCCTCCATCGGCGCGGCTCGCGTGGGGTGGGTCAACGGGGGCGACGAGCGCTATCTCGAGCGGTACGATGATCGGTTGCGAGGGGTGCGCTTCGAGGGTTGCTCGACGACGTGCGATGCCGACTTCGTGCTGGCGCCACGGGGCTGGAGAGATGCAGGGCATCCCCGATTCGTGGAGGCCGAGGAGAACGATCGCGTGGTGCTCTGGGGCCGAAGCGGCGTGTGGCTCCCGCCGCGTTACCGCATCACCCCGCGAACCGTTCTCGGACTGCATCCGCACCCGTCGGTTCGCGTGACGGGCTTCAATGGAATGGAGACAGCGCCGGATGGGCACGACTTTCGCTGGACCAGCGGCGAAGCGGTCCTCGAGGTTCCCCCTCCGGACGGCTCTGAGGCGCATCATCTCGAGGTACGCCTGTCTGGCGGAGTCGAGCGCCCACTCGAGGTCAGCGTTGGGGGCAGCATCGTCTGGTCGGGGATTACGCCTGCTTCGGGGCGAACCTTGTTGATGCGCTACTTCACCGAGGCATCGGGCCGCTCTCAACGTATCACGCTGAGAACGAAACCCTGGATTCCGCGCGACATCGACCCGCATTCGACGGATGGGCGGGTGCTGGGCGTGCCATTCTGGGGTGTGAGGATTCTGCCTTGA
- the aepY gene encoding phosphonopyruvate decarboxylase — translation MIDPCGFVRALAERGFDTWSGVPCSFLTPLLEVVEGEPGLRHVPVANEGDAVAVAVGAHVGGGSAVVYMQNAGLGNAVNPLTSLAHVFETPVLLIVTRRGGADDEPQHALMGDITIQMLELMRVEWQVLPRAPDAWKVVLDGAVAALRERGRSQALVVERGTFAARPHTEACLDAGYTQGGIATAEPPSAPPTRFLGATAGSPQQSATSSPTPVTRVDALRRIRALAQPRDILVASTGYTGRQLYALGDAPNQLYMVGSMGCAASLGLGIALACPARRVIVIDGDGALLMRLGACAAIARQRPPNFVHVVLDNGVHESTGGQPTLSRGVDLPAVALACGYAQVTSDVSALASTSTGPMFVWLATLSGVPTGLPRPTVTPAQVALRLRSALTARA, via the coding sequence CGACACCTGGAGCGGTGTGCCGTGCTCGTTCCTCACGCCGCTTCTCGAGGTCGTCGAAGGCGAACCTGGCCTGCGTCACGTGCCGGTGGCCAACGAGGGCGATGCCGTCGCGGTGGCCGTGGGCGCCCATGTCGGGGGCGGCTCGGCTGTGGTTTACATGCAGAACGCCGGCCTGGGCAATGCGGTCAACCCGCTCACGTCGCTGGCCCACGTCTTCGAGACGCCTGTCCTGCTCATCGTGACGCGACGGGGCGGCGCTGATGATGAGCCGCAACACGCGCTCATGGGCGACATCACCATACAGATGCTCGAGCTCATGCGGGTGGAGTGGCAGGTGCTCCCGCGTGCGCCCGACGCCTGGAAGGTCGTGCTCGATGGCGCTGTGGCGGCGTTGCGCGAGAGAGGGCGCTCACAAGCGCTCGTGGTCGAGAGAGGCACCTTCGCCGCGCGGCCCCATACTGAGGCATGTCTTGACGCAGGGTACACGCAGGGGGGGATCGCGACGGCCGAACCGCCCTCTGCGCCCCCCACCCGATTTCTCGGCGCGACAGCCGGCAGCCCGCAGCAGAGCGCGACCTCCTCGCCGACGCCGGTGACGCGCGTCGACGCGCTGCGTCGAATCCGCGCGCTGGCCCAGCCCCGCGACATCCTCGTGGCGTCGACCGGCTACACGGGTCGCCAGCTGTACGCCCTCGGGGATGCGCCCAACCAGCTGTACATGGTCGGATCGATGGGGTGCGCCGCCTCGCTCGGGCTGGGGATTGCGCTCGCCTGTCCGGCGCGCCGCGTCATCGTGATCGATGGCGACGGGGCGCTGCTCATGCGTCTCGGCGCATGCGCTGCCATCGCACGCCAGCGGCCACCCAACTTCGTTCACGTGGTGCTCGACAACGGCGTGCACGAGTCGACGGGGGGGCAGCCTACGCTCTCTCGAGGCGTTGATCTGCCCGCGGTTGCCCTGGCCTGCGGGTACGCGCAGGTGACGAGCGATGTCTCCGCGCTCGCATCGACCTCGACGGGGCCGATGTTCGTATGGCTGGCCACGCTGTCCGGCGTGCCCACCGGTCTTCCTCGACCCACTGTCACGCCCGCCCAGGTGGCATTGCGCTTGCGGAGCGCGTTGACCGCGCGTGCGTGA